A genomic window from Candidatus Methylomirabilota bacterium includes:
- a CDS encoding NADH-quinone oxidoreductase subunit B family protein — protein MEVKAPVPQIPPPVWTEFKDLQEWEKYRQSRPEGDKHSGLFEAVTEGIYNFPGGFVVTSLADGFLNWARKSSVWPVTFGLACCAIEMMATFASRFDVERLGMVPWASPRHSDLMIVSGTVTIKMAPMLKRIYDQMPDPKWVVSMGSCANSGGPFRHGYHVVKGVDRVVPVDVYVPGCPPPPESLLNGLLILQDQIAHFRTTGKRATPSAKID, from the coding sequence ATGGAAGTGAAGGCCCCCGTCCCCCAGATCCCGCCCCCGGTGTGGACCGAGTTCAAGGACCTCCAGGAGTGGGAGAAATACCGCCAGTCGCGGCCCGAAGGCGACAAGCACTCCGGGCTCTTCGAGGCCGTCACCGAGGGGATCTACAATTTCCCCGGCGGCTTCGTGGTGACGTCGCTCGCCGACGGGTTCCTCAACTGGGCGCGCAAGTCGTCGGTGTGGCCGGTGACCTTCGGGCTGGCCTGCTGCGCGATCGAGATGATGGCCACCTTCGCCTCGCGCTTCGACGTCGAGCGGCTGGGCATGGTGCCGTGGGCGTCGCCCCGGCACTCCGACCTCATGATCGTGTCCGGCACCGTCACGATCAAGATGGCGCCGATGCTCAAGCGCATCTACGACCAGATGCCCGACCCCAAGTGGGTGGTCTCGATGGGCTCGTGCGCGAACTCGGGCGGACCGTTCCGCCACGGCTACCACGTGGTGAAGGGCGTGGACCGCGTGGTGCCGGTGGACGTGTACGTGCCGGGCTGTCCGCCGCCCCCCGAGTCGCTCTTGAACGGCCTCCTCATCCTCCAGGACCAGATCGCGCACTTCCGCACGACAGGCAAGCGCGCGACGCCGTCGGCGAAGATCGACTGA